The Methanobrevibacter sp. genome includes a region encoding these proteins:
- a CDS encoding CDP-glycerol glycerophosphotransferase family protein, whose amino-acid sequence MSKFKLKIGDKTHGYRIIAPFQDIKKPQKRHFGFFRLRIDRSELSDYSKHNLVVLHGENDNSILFNGRSISYRRRTSCRLFDNENDRVAYFRESINGKLMFTVRERTGTDNVKSRLQIICAFILSKFMGLFTRKNLLFMYEKFGRYEEGASILFEYLIDHGYENAFLIANPDFLPKDLDEKYLANIIEMFTFRHYLYYFLSDTFVSSEQIVRAVDLDSQSFMLWKHCRKGYRKTTHIYLQHGINYMLNFNSPFRSNGRKVNKAPFYRQVHISSSKKEAQHFMEEGLYDEDEIYITGMPKLDKAIGNEDADKIVIMPTWRPWEINDAMESLENTTYFKFLQSIVDAVPEVLEDKIIILIHPLFNDVLNKRSEFEYGEPYDKILRDARLLITDYSSVSFDAFYRGSNVIFNWSEKESCMKKYGKGTCIKLTEDEAFGYVCYNQEELTEAIKKAYYEPQKQEWIDNYMTLNEFNDGRNCERVVEWMKKDGII is encoded by the coding sequence TTGTCTAAATTCAAATTAAAAATAGGTGATAAGACTCATGGATATAGGATAATTGCACCGTTTCAAGATATAAAAAAACCTCAAAAAAGACATTTTGGTTTTTTCAGACTTAGAATTGACCGTTCTGAATTAAGTGATTATTCCAAACATAACCTTGTAGTTTTGCATGGGGAAAATGATAATTCCATTCTCTTCAATGGAAGAAGCATTTCTTATAGGCGCAGAACATCCTGCAGACTATTTGATAATGAGAATGACAGGGTTGCTTATTTCAGGGAATCAATCAATGGGAAACTGATGTTTACAGTTCGTGAAAGAACTGGAACAGATAATGTCAAATCCCGTTTGCAAATAATCTGTGCATTCATTCTCTCTAAATTTATGGGATTGTTCACAAGAAAAAATCTTCTTTTCATGTATGAAAAATTTGGAAGATATGAGGAAGGTGCTTCAATCCTATTTGAATATTTGATTGATCATGGATATGAAAATGCTTTTTTAATTGCAAATCCTGATTTTCTTCCTAAGGATTTAGATGAGAAATATCTTGCTAACATTATTGAAATGTTCACATTTAGACATTACTTATATTATTTCCTCTCAGATACTTTTGTTTCAAGCGAACAGATTGTTCGTGCTGTTGATTTGGATTCCCAATCTTTTATGCTTTGGAAACATTGCAGAAAAGGGTATCGCAAAACAACACATATTTATTTGCAACATGGGATAAATTATATGTTGAACTTTAATTCCCCTTTCCGTAGCAATGGGAGAAAAGTTAATAAAGCCCCATTTTATAGACAGGTTCATATCTCTTCTTCCAAAAAGGAAGCACAGCATTTTATGGAAGAGGGACTATATGATGAAGATGAAATATATATTACTGGAATGCCTAAATTGGATAAGGCTATCGGCAATGAAGATGCAGATAAGATTGTTATCATGCCAACATGGAGGCCTTGGGAAATTAATGATGCAATGGAAAGTCTGGAAAACACCACATATTTCAAGTTTTTACAGAGTATTGTAGATGCAGTTCCTGAAGTGTTGGAGGATAAAATAATCATTCTCATTCATCCATTGTTTAATGATGTCCTTAATAAAAGAAGTGAGTTTGAATATGGAGAGCCATATGATAAGATATTAAGGGATGCCAGACTTCTCATAACCGATTATTCAAGTGTTTCATTCGATGCTTTCTATAGGGGAAGCAATGTGATATTCAACTGGAGTGAAAAAGAATCCTGCATGAAAAAATACGGTAAGGGCACATGCATTAAGCTTACAGAGGATGAGGCCTTTGGTTATGTTTGCTATAATCAGGAGGAACTTACAGAAGCTATTAAAAAAGCTTATTATGAACCTCAAAAACAAGAATGGATTGATAATTACATGACCCTTAATGAATTCAATGACGGTAGAAACTGTGAAAGGGTTGTTGAATGGATGAAGAAGGATGGTATTATTTAA
- a CDS encoding 4Fe-4S binding protein: protein MSKVTTIFFSPSGTTKKVVNQIANNFEGETVICDLLYFNGEKEFSREDIVIVGMPVFAGRIPKTARDRLSKLTGDDTKAIAVVNYGNAHVTDALIELVDLLKESNFDVVAAASTISHHSIFDGVAVGRPDEADIEKINEFSQNAIERIENGSSIEAEVPGNRPYVDYKQLPFVVSCDDSKCVFCLECVSVCPERAIPDDDPADVDLDLCSRCTSCINICPENARGFTGEAFEAKKPAFESANAERKEPEFYY, encoded by the coding sequence ATGAGCAAAGTTACCACTATATTTTTCAGTCCATCAGGAACTACCAAAAAGGTTGTCAATCAGATAGCCAATAATTTTGAAGGGGAAACAGTCATTTGTGATTTATTGTATTTCAATGGTGAGAAGGAATTTTCTAGAGAGGATATTGTCATTGTTGGAATGCCTGTTTTTGCCGGAAGAATTCCAAAAACAGCCAGAGATAGGTTATCCAAATTAACAGGGGATGATACAAAGGCAATAGCTGTTGTAAATTATGGGAATGCTCATGTTACAGATGCATTGATTGAACTTGTTGATTTATTGAAGGAAAGCAATTTTGATGTTGTCGCAGCGGCATCCACCATAAGCCATCATTCAATATTTGATGGTGTTGCAGTTGGAAGGCCTGATGAGGCGGATATTGAGAAGATTAATGAATTTTCTCAAAATGCAATTGAAAGGATAGAGAATGGAAGTTCTATAGAAGCTGAAGTTCCAGGAAATAGGCCGTATGTGGACTATAAGCAACTTCCTTTTGTTGTTTCATGTGATGATAGCAAATGTGTATTCTGTCTTGAATGCGTTTCAGTCTGTCCGGAAAGGGCTATTCCAGATGATGATCCTGCAGATGTAGACCTTGATTTATGTTCCAGATGCACATCATGCATTAATATTTGTCCGGAAAATGCAAGAGGATTTACTGGAGAGGCATTTGAAGCTAAAAAACCTGCATTTGAAAGTGCAAATGCAGAAAGGAAAGAGCCTGAATTTTATTATTAA
- a CDS encoding DUF3194 domain-containing protein, with amino-acid sequence MEAKLKKLSDDDLEDISNFLSNIVEKKISSSVKSQKEILAMDINIKMTYPDENGGLDVDIDVDIDTDELSNLSNERINEVIDESYLELDEYINENYR; translated from the coding sequence ATGGAAGCAAAACTTAAAAAGTTATCAGATGATGATCTTGAAGACATTTCAAATTTTTTATCCAATATTGTTGAGAAGAAAATATCATCATCAGTAAAGTCTCAAAAGGAAATATTGGCAATGGATATAAACATCAAAATGACCTATCCTGATGAAAATGGGGGACTTGATGTAGATATCGATGTTGATATTGATACAGATGAACTATCAAACTTATCAAATGAAAGAATCAATGAAGTAATCGATGAGTCTTACTTAGAACTTGACGAATACATTAACGAGAATTACAGATAA
- a CDS encoding prefoldin subunit beta, translating to MEIPQNIQHQLNQFQQLQQQAQAVTIQKQNVDIQLRETETALAELKKTPEDAEVFKSAGNLLIKVERNETLEELEDKVETLKLRQQTMTRQEERVMKKLEEMQATIQQAMGGLQG from the coding sequence ATGGAAATTCCACAAAATATACAACATCAATTAAACCAATTCCAACAATTACAACAACAGGCTCAAGCTGTAACCATTCAAAAGCAAAACGTTGACATTCAATTAAGGGAAACCGAAACCGCTCTTGCGGAACTTAAAAAGACTCCTGAAGATGCTGAAGTGTTCAAGTCTGCAGGAAACTTATTAATCAAAGTTGAACGCAATGAAACCTTGGAAGAGCTTGAAGACAAGGTCGAAACCCTTAAGTTAAGACAGCAAACCATGACCCGTCAGGAAGAAAGAGTCATGAAAAAGCTTGAGGAAATGCAAGCAACCATCCAACAGGCTATGGGTGGATTACAAGGATAA